A region of Anolis carolinensis isolate JA03-04 unplaced genomic scaffold, rAnoCar3.1.pri scaffold_7, whole genome shotgun sequence DNA encodes the following proteins:
- the LOC100564157 gene encoding prohibitin 1: MAAKIFDLMSKFGLGLVVAGGVVNWALYNVDAGHRAVIFDRFRGIQDVVVGEGTHFLIPWVQRPIVFDCRSRPRNIPVTTGSKDLQNVDVTLRLLFRPAVLRLPQIYTTLGEDYDERVLPSIATETLKSVVARFDAGELITQRELVSRQVSDDLMERAGTFGIILDDVSLTHLTFGKEFLEAVELKQVAQQEAERARFEVEKAEQQKRADIIAAEGDSKAAELIAEALAVAGDGLIELRKLEAAEDIAFQLSRSRNVTYLPSGQAEFIRPPQ; this comes from the coding sequence ATGGCTGCCAAGATCTTTGATCTCATGAGCAAGTTTGGCTTGGGACTGGTGGTGGCCGGTGGAGTGGTCAACTGGGCCCTTTATAACGTGGATGCAGGCCACAGAGCTGTCATCTTTGACCGATTCCGGGGCATCCAGGACGTGGTGGTGGGAGAAGGGACCCATTTCCTCATCCCTTGGGTGCAGAGACCCATTGTGTTTGACTGCCGCTCCCGCCCACGCAACATCCCCGTAACCACCGGAAGCAAAGACCTCCAGAACGTGGACGTCACGCTCCGCTTGTTGTTCAGACCGGCTGTACTACGGCTCCCCCAGATTTACACAACCCTTGGAGAGGACTACGACGAGCGAGTGTTGCCTTCCATTGCGACCGAGACTCTCAAGTCCGTTGTGGCCCGTTTCGATGCCGGGGAGTTGATCACCCAGAGGGAGCTGGTCTCGAGGCAAGTGAGCGACGACCTCATGGAAAGAGCCGGGACGTTCGGAATCATCCTAGACGATGTTTCGTTGACCCACCTGACCTTTGGGAAGGAGTTCCTGGAGGCCGTGGAGTTGAAGCAAGTGGCCCAGCAAGAAGCAGAGCGGGCCCGGTTCGAGGTGGAAAAGGCCGAGCAGCAGAAGAGAGCTGACATCATTGCCGCCGAAGGAGACTCGAAGGCAGCAGAGCTCATCGCCGAGGCCCTGGCGGTGGCCGGAGACGGTCTCATCGAATTGCGGAAACTGGAAGCCGCTGAAGACATTGCATTCCAATTGTCACGCTCCCGCAATGTCACCTACTTGCCATCGGGACAGGCCGAGTTCATCCGCCCACCCCAATGA